The genome window AGCTCAGTCGACATGTGGTCCGACATCTTTCTGGCGAATGCGGCCCAGGTGGACGGCGCCATCGTGAAGTTCGTCGCGGCGCTCGAGGGATTACGTCGCGCCATCGCCGGCGGAGACGAGGCGCAACTGCGGGGCCAGCTGGAGCGGGCGCGGCGGGCGCGCCAGGAGTGGACTCGACGGAGCCACGATGGTTGATCGCCGTGCCATAGAACCACTGCGTGGCGCGCCTAACACCGAGCCCCACAGCTATCGGGTGCCTGGCTCCAAGAGCATCACGAACCGCGCGCTGCTTCTCGCCGCACTCGCGGCGGGCGAGTCGACCATCGAGCGAGCTTTGTTTAGCGACGACACGCATTACATGTCCGATGCTCTGCGCCGGCTCGGCATCCCAGTGGACTCCGACCCTCGGGAGACTGATCTGTACCGGGGCGAGGTATTCCACGTGCGCGGCTGTGGGGGCAGCATCCCCGCTCGGGAGGCGAGGCTCGAAACGGGGAACGCCGGGACGGCAGCGCGCTTTTTGGCTGCCTGCGCCTGCTTGGGTCATGGCCGATTTATCGTCGACGGTAACGAACGGATGCGTCAACGCCCCATTGGAGATTTGCTTGACGCTTTGCGCCAACTCGGTGCCGGTATGTCCAGCTCGACCGGGTGCCCGCCGGTGACCGTCGACGCCGACGGTCTACCCGGCGGCACGGCGCGGGTGAAGGGAGAACGCAGCAGCCAGTACCTTTCCGCGCTTCTGATGGTGGCTCCCTACGCGCAACACGATGTCGACCTGGAGGTGGTCGGCGAACTCATTGCGAAGCCATACATCGACCTGACGCTGGGAGTGATGAGCCAGTTTGGGGTCACGGTCGCGCGGGACGGTTATCAACGTTTCCACGTGCCACATGGGCAGTGTTATCGGTCCCAGGCACATTATCTCGTCGAGCCTGATGCCTCGAGCGCGCATTACCTCCTGGCAGCAGCGGCGTTGACAGGAATGCGGGTGCGTATTGAAGGACTGACGACCGCGTCGCTTCAGGGTGATGCACGCTTTGTGGAGGTGCTGGAGCAGATGGGTGCCACCGTGACACGCCATCCAAACGTGTTGGAGGTGCTGGGACCTTCACAGCTGCGTGGCATCGATGCCGATCTCAATGCTATTTCCGACACCGCACCCACGGTCGCAGTTCTGGCGACATTTGCGCACAGTGCCAGCCGAGTCCGGAACGTAGCGCACATCAGACTGCAAGAAAGCGACCGTCTCGGAAACGTCGCCGCTGAGTTACGTAAACTCGGCGCAAAAATCGAGGAACATGACGACGGTTGGACGATCGAGCCATCGAGTTTGCACGGAGGCGAGGTCGAACCGTACGACGACCATCGCTTGGCGATGGCCTTCTCCCTGATCGGATTGCGAGTGCCGGGTATCGTCATTCGCAATCCAGACTGCGTCCGCAAGACCTTCCCCGATTTTTTCGAGCAACTGCAGGGGCTACGAGTGCGGCAATGAAGCGCATCGTGGTTGCCGTCGACGGACCGGCGGGTGCCGGCAAGAGCACGGTGAGCCGGCGCCTGGCACAAGCGCTCGGATATCGCTACATAGACACGGGTGCGATGTACCGCGTCATCGGTGTCTTGGCCGCCGAGCGCGGTATTGATCTCTCCGACAGCGCCAGGCTGGCGGCACTGTGCGAGGCCACGCACATTGAGTTCATCGAACACGGCGACCGTGTGCGTACCTGCGTCGATGGGCGCGACTTGTCGGCAGCGATCCGCACCGCTGACGCCGCGCAGCTGGCGTCGAAGGTGTCCGCGGTGCCAGAAGTGCGGCACCGCCTGGTGGCAGAGCAACGCGCGATGGCAGCCGAAGGCGGGGTGGTGATGGAGGGACGCGACATCGGCACGGTGGTGTTTCCGGACGCGCCGGTGAAAGTGTTCCTCGATGCTTCCGCGGCCGAACGTGCGCGCCGGCGCACCCACGAATTGCGGGCGGAGGCGACGACGGCGGACATCGAACGGATGGAGAAAGAGATTGCGGAACGTGACGCACGGGATCGAACCCGAGCCCATTCCCCCTTGCGTCCGGCAGCGGACGCGGTGGTAGTGGATACAACGGACAAAACCATTGACGAGGTCGTGGCCATGCTTGGCGCGCTGATTGCGACGCACGCTAAAGCGCTTGCAAGCCACAATTAGGGGCGATATGACAAGCCCGAGCCAGTCCTCAGGGGGTACATTTCACATGGATCAACAAAGAAACGCAGCCGCAGCCGGCGGCGAAAGCGATTTTGGCGCGCTCTTCGAGGAAAGTATGAGAGCCGTCCGCCCCGGCGAGATCGTTCGCGGTCACGTGGTGCACGTCTCACGTGATTTCGTCACGGTCGACATCGGGTTCAAATCCGAGGGGCAGATCCCGATTCAGGAATTCCTCGACCGCAACGGTAACGTGGACGTCAAGGCGGACGATGATATCGATGTCTTTTTTGATGGCACCGATACCGAGCATGGCGGCGCGCTGCTGTCTCGGGCCAAGGCCGAACAGCTGAAGGTGTGGCGGGAGATCGAGGAAGCGTTCGAACGCGAGGGTGTCGTCGAGGGCACCATCACCGGAAAGGTCAAGGGCGGCCTGAAGGTGGATGTGGGGGTGCAAGCATTCCTCCCGGGGTCGCATGCGGATTTGCGCCCGGTGCGGAACCTCGATCGCTTCATCGGCCAGCGCATGCGGTTCGCCGTCCTGAAATTCAATCGGGCCCGTGGCAACGTGGTGGTGTCGCGCCGCGCCGTGCTCGAACGCGAACGGGAATCGCTGAAGGAAGAAACCATGAAGGTGCTCGAAGAGGGCGTGATCCTCGAGGGCATCGTGAAAAACATCACGGAGTACGGCGCCTTCGTCGACCTCGGTGGCCTGGACGGCTTGCTGCACGTCACCGACATGTCTTGGGGCCGTGTCGCCCGCCCGTCGGACGTCATACAGGTCGGTGAGCGCGTCAAGGTGGTGGTGTTGAAGTATGACCCGGAGCGCGGGCGCGTGTCGCTGGGGATGAAGCAGATCCTGCCGGACCCGTGGGCCTCCGTCGGTGAACGGTTTCCGGTCGGCGCGCGCATGCGCGGCAAAGTCGTGAGCTTGGCCGACTACGGCGCCTTCGTGGAGCTCGAGCCGGGCGTCGAAGGCTTGGTGCACATCTCCGAGATGTCGTGGACCAAGCGCGTCACCCACCCCTCCAAGATGGTGGAGCCGGGCCAGGAAGTCGAGGTCATCATACTGGACGTCGATCCCAGCAATCGCCGTATCTCGCTCGGTTTGAAACAGGCGGCACCCAATCCCTGGGAGATGGTGCGCATCAACCATCCTGTGGGCAGTCGGATCAGTGGCGCAGTCAAACACATCACCGACTTCGGGCTGTTCGTCGGCGTGGACGAAGGCATCGATGGGTTGGTGCATATCTCCGATCTGCACTGGACCCGCAAGGTCAAGCATCCTTCCGAGATGTACAAGAAGGGTGACCCGATCGAGGCGGTCGTGCTCGGCATCGACGTGGAAAACGAACGGATCGCGCTCGGGGTGAAGCAGTTGGCCGAAGACCCGTGGGCGGTGATTGCACAGCGCTATCCGGTCGGCAGCCGCGCCAAAGGGACGGTGACGACGGTCACGGATTTCGGCATCTTCGTCGAAATCGAAGAAGGGATCGAGGGCTTGATCCATGTCTCGCAGCTCAGCAGCGAGCGGGTGGACAAACCACAGGCACTCTTTCAAGCCGGACAGGTCGTCGAAGCGGAGGTCACGCACGTCGACCCGAAGGAACGGCGGATTGGATTGAGCATCAAGGCCTTGCACCGTACGGAAGAGCGCGAGGAGATGGAATCGTACCTACAACGCGAGCGCGAGGGCGCGCGCTTTTCGTTTGAAGATATTCTGAATGAGGAGTTGCGGCTGGATCGGGAAGACAGTGAGGGGGGCGGCGCCGCGAAGGAAGAGGCAAAGAAGTAACGACAGATAAGGACACGCGCATGACCAAACGCGACCTGATCGACGAGGTGGTCCGGCTCTACCCTGGGTATTCCCGTCGCGATGCGGAGGTCATTGTGAACTCGGTGTTCAGCGGGCTGGCCAGCACCTTGCGCAGCGGTGGCCGCATCGAGATCCGCGGCTTTGGCAGTTTCATTGTCAAGCAACGGCAGGGACGCGAGGGGCGTAATCCGCGAACCGGCCGCGTCGTCTCCGTGCCGCCGAAGCGGGTCCCGTTCTTCAAGGTCGGCAAGGAACTGCGGCAGCGGGTGGACGGCAAAGTGAGTGAGGCCGAAGCGATGACGGCCGCCAGGAGCTGAACCGGCGCCGCATGCAGGTCCTGTGGGCGCCTTGGCGCATGGCCTATGTGGGCGGGCCCAGAGCGCCTGGGTGCATCTTCTGCAACGCCGTAGCAACGGATGACCTTCGAGGGCATCTCGTGCTGTCACGAGAGCCAGCCCTCGTCATGCTCAACAAGTTCCCGTATGCCAACGGGCACCTGATGGTGGCCCCGCGGCGCCACGCCGCGCAGCTCCGGGCGTTGCCGCCGGAGGAATTCCGTGTGCTGATGGATACGTTGCGGCGGGCGACCACGGTGCTCGGCGAGGCCTTGCACGCGGAAGGCATGAACGTAGGGATGAACCTCGGTGCCGCCGCCGGTGCCGGCGTGGTCGATCATCTGCACTGGCACATCGTGCCGCGCTGGGTTGGCGACACCAACTTTATGCCCCTGCTGTCCGAGGTGCGCGTCATCCCCGAGCATCTCGAGACCATGTACGACCGCCTCAAACCCCTGTTCGAAGCCGTTGCTTCATGAGGTGCGCCCCGAACAGGGTTGCTCCCGGTTGCCCCACTGGGTTGATGCCCATATAATTGACGGTCAATTCAACTCGCGCTTCTGCACGTGTGAAAGGTGGATAGCGTATGCAGCGAGCAGGCACGCTCGGTGAACTCAAACGTAGCGGACATCAGGTGCTGCCGGTGCGTGAAGAAATGCGACGCAACATGCTTGCGAAGTTGGGGCGCGATGAGCGCATTCTTCCGGGGATCATCGGCTTCGATGACACGGTCTTGCCGGAGATCGAAAATGCCGTCCTGGCTGGACACCACATGGTGTTCTTGGGCGAGCGCGGTCAGGCGAAATCACGCATCATTCGCGGTCTCACCTCACTGCTCGATCCCCTGACGCCGGTGGTGCTGGGGTGTGCCATCAACGACAGCCCCTTGGAGCCGATTTGCAAAGAGTGCTGCCGTCGTCTGGCCGAACAGGGCGACGACCTGCCCATTGCCTGGATCACTCCCGACTCCCGGTACGGTGAGAAGCTCGCCACGCCGGACGTGTCGATCGCCGATTTGATCGGCGAGATCGATCCCATCAAGGTTGCCGAAGGCCGCTACCTGGCAGATGAGGAGACGATCCACTACGGCATCATTCCACGCACCAACCGCGGCATCTTCGCCATCAACGAGCTGCCGGACTTGACGGAAAAGGTTCAGGTGGGGCTCTTCAACCTCATGGAGGAGAAGGACGTCCAAATCAAAGGCTTCAAGATCCGCCTGCCGCTCGATATCGTCATCGTCGCCAGTGCCAATCCCGAGGACTACACCAGTCGCGGGCGCATTATCACGCCGTTGAAAGATCGTTTCGACGTGCAGATCCGTACGCACTATCCGCGCGCCGTGGGCGATGAGATCGCGATCATGGAACAGGAATTGCCAGTCCTCGAGCGTTATGACCGCGTCGTCGGCATGCCCGAGTTCATGAAGGAAATCCTTGCCCAGTTCACCTTCGAGGCGCGCGCCTGCTCGGAAATCAACCAGGCCTCGGGGGTGAGTGTGCGTGTGAGCATCAACAACTACGAGAGTCTGGTCAGCAACGCCGAGAAACGCTCCGTGCGGCTGAGGGAACGGGAGATCGTGCCGCGAATCAGCGACCTGCACGCCCTCGGGGCCTCCACCGCCGGCAAGATCGAGTTGGAGTACGCGGGCGAAGAGAAGAAAGGCGAGGAGTTGATCGAACGGCTGCTCAATCGCGCCGTGCTCAAGGTGTTCGACAGGCTCCTGAAACTCGACGATCTCAAAGACGTTGTCGACTACTTCGAGAAAGGTTGGGGTGTCGAAGTGTCTGACATGATGCGGGCGGAGGAGTACCTCGATGGGGTGCGCGCCATCGCGGGCCTACGGGAAGGTATTCGGGTTCTCGGG of Candidatus Binatia bacterium contains these proteins:
- a CDS encoding magnesium chelatase, giving the protein MQRAGTLGELKRSGHQVLPVREEMRRNMLAKLGRDERILPGIIGFDDTVLPEIENAVLAGHHMVFLGERGQAKSRIIRGLTSLLDPLTPVVLGCAINDSPLEPICKECCRRLAEQGDDLPIAWITPDSRYGEKLATPDVSIADLIGEIDPIKVAEGRYLADEETIHYGIIPRTNRGIFAINELPDLTEKVQVGLFNLMEEKDVQIKGFKIRLPLDIVIVASANPEDYTSRGRIITPLKDRFDVQIRTHYPRAVGDEIAIMEQELPVLERYDRVVGMPEFMKEILAQFTFEARACSEINQASGVSVRVSINNYESLVSNAEKRSVRLREREIVPRISDLHALGASTAGKIELEYAGEEKKGEELIERLLNRAVLKVFDRLLKLDDLKDVVDYFEKGWGVEVSDMMRAEEYLDGVRAIAGLREGIRVLGGVESPGFIAAATEFILEGLHLHQKLNKDREGGRFTFKA
- a CDS encoding 30S ribosomal protein S1, with product MDQQRNAAAAGGESDFGALFEESMRAVRPGEIVRGHVVHVSRDFVTVDIGFKSEGQIPIQEFLDRNGNVDVKADDDIDVFFDGTDTEHGGALLSRAKAEQLKVWREIEEAFEREGVVEGTITGKVKGGLKVDVGVQAFLPGSHADLRPVRNLDRFIGQRMRFAVLKFNRARGNVVVSRRAVLERERESLKEETMKVLEEGVILEGIVKNITEYGAFVDLGGLDGLLHVTDMSWGRVARPSDVIQVGERVKVVVLKYDPERGRVSLGMKQILPDPWASVGERFPVGARMRGKVVSLADYGAFVELEPGVEGLVHISEMSWTKRVTHPSKMVEPGQEVEVIILDVDPSNRRISLGLKQAAPNPWEMVRINHPVGSRISGAVKHITDFGLFVGVDEGIDGLVHISDLHWTRKVKHPSEMYKKGDPIEAVVLGIDVENERIALGVKQLAEDPWAVIAQRYPVGSRAKGTVTTVTDFGIFVEIEEGIEGLIHVSQLSSERVDKPQALFQAGQVVEAEVTHVDPKERRIGLSIKALHRTEEREEMESYLQREREGARFSFEDILNEELRLDREDSEGGGAAKEEAKK
- a CDS encoding HIT domain-containing protein produces the protein MAYVGGPRAPGCIFCNAVATDDLRGHLVLSREPALVMLNKFPYANGHLMVAPRRHAAQLRALPPEEFRVLMDTLRRATTVLGEALHAEGMNVGMNLGAAAGAGVVDHLHWHIVPRWVGDTNFMPLLSEVRVIPEHLETMYDRLKPLFEAVAS
- the aroA gene encoding 3-phosphoshikimate 1-carboxyvinyltransferase, with the translated sequence MVDRRAIEPLRGAPNTEPHSYRVPGSKSITNRALLLAALAAGESTIERALFSDDTHYMSDALRRLGIPVDSDPRETDLYRGEVFHVRGCGGSIPAREARLETGNAGTAARFLAACACLGHGRFIVDGNERMRQRPIGDLLDALRQLGAGMSSSTGCPPVTVDADGLPGGTARVKGERSSQYLSALLMVAPYAQHDVDLEVVGELIAKPYIDLTLGVMSQFGVTVARDGYQRFHVPHGQCYRSQAHYLVEPDASSAHYLLAAAALTGMRVRIEGLTTASLQGDARFVEVLEQMGATVTRHPNVLEVLGPSQLRGIDADLNAISDTAPTVAVLATFAHSASRVRNVAHIRLQESDRLGNVAAELRKLGAKIEEHDDGWTIEPSSLHGGEVEPYDDHRLAMAFSLIGLRVPGIVIRNPDCVRKTFPDFFEQLQGLRVRQ
- a CDS encoding HU family DNA-binding protein; translation: MTKRDLIDEVVRLYPGYSRRDAEVIVNSVFSGLASTLRSGGRIEIRGFGSFIVKQRQGREGRNPRTGRVVSVPPKRVPFFKVGKELRQRVDGKVSEAEAMTAARS
- the cmk gene encoding (d)CMP kinase, yielding MKRIVVAVDGPAGAGKSTVSRRLAQALGYRYIDTGAMYRVIGVLAAERGIDLSDSARLAALCEATHIEFIEHGDRVRTCVDGRDLSAAIRTADAAQLASKVSAVPEVRHRLVAEQRAMAAEGGVVMEGRDIGTVVFPDAPVKVFLDASAAERARRRTHELRAEATTADIERMEKEIAERDARDRTRAHSPLRPAADAVVVDTTDKTIDEVVAMLGALIATHAKALASHN